TGATCTGGATTCACTTAATAGAGCTAACAATATATGGGGTCCAGAATGAGGAAAGACTTCAGACAGTGGGAGAGACCAGGAGGCACAGAAGTAGGGTGGTGCTGTGACTCTGGTTCCCAGAACGACATACCCGGTTGTATGTCAGTGCCTATGTTGGAACCCGCTGAAAAACACGTTTTCAAAAATTTACTACTCCATATCAGAgatgtttttcagttcttttacGAATTTGAAACCCATCTGAGAAGAACGTGacttattttatgccattttgtGCCAGAATCATGTGTGctatttagtgacagagaaacatatagggacagacaggaagggagagagatgagaagcatcaattcttcattgaggaaccttagttgttcattgattgctttctcatatgtgccttgaccgggggctacagcagactgagtgccGCTTTGCTtaaatcagcgaccttgggctcaagctggtgagccttgcttgctCAAATcacttgggattttgaacctgggtcctctgcgtcccaatccgacgctctatccaatgcaccaccacatgtTAAGGCCAAACCCACTTTTAAATACCACTATGCCACTGCAGAGGTAGTGGCATCTTAACATACAAAATAATCCTAATTCCTCTGTCCAGTCCCTGTATCATTGCTATGCACTTCTCATATATATTCACAAATACATACTAGAAtccattactattatttttaattattctgtcTCATCCATGtatcattgcatttatttttttcacttatatatattcacatacataTTTGAATACATTGCTGCTTTTATGGTGGACAAACTATAACCTGTTgcattaagaaaatgttttattttacctttactaattccttctattatttttttaaaaaatttattcattttaggagagagagagagagagagggagagggagagagaaaggggggaggagcaggaagcatcaactcccatatgtgtgttgaccagggaaaccagggttttgaaccggcaaccgcagcactccaggtcgacgctttatccactgcgccatcacaggtcaggcctattatctTTACTTTGCAAATCTTACcatatattattttccttctcttgaaAGAATCTAACAGCTTAAAGAcattactaaaaaaagaaaaagtcgaATGAGTAGGGATAAATTTATATGGCTGTGTATGTAGCAGAGGAATGAAAATTTTTTGATAATGAATTAATATGAaactacatttaaatttattgcttAAACTTCACTTTCCCACTTTAAACAACTCTGTCAGTGATTGTCAGAATGTAAAAGCATATTTGTCGTATACACACAATACCACTCTAATACATAACATAGCCTTCCCTATTCTTAATGCCATGCTTCTGCACACACAACATGGatattaaaaacacatatatgCACTTAGTAAAAAGTCATACAAGAGTAACTGtagtatttcttttatataaaattctagaaatgcAAACTATAGTGTGTACCTAGGGATGGCTAAGGTGTGTAGAACtgggaaagagaataaaaagggaCCAATGAAAACTATAGAGGCAATGGGTATATTCATTATCATGACTTGGATGATAGTTCCACTGTGTACATATATGAAAATAACTTTAAACTTATAATAAATGCAACTTATGTCAATgtgtcaataaagctgttaaagattctatataaaatttaatttcctttttctctagaaATAGTATAACGTCTGGCAAAGCCATACTGACTCCATCAGTACCATTCCCCAGGACTCAGGTGAGTcaactctcattctctctcaagACAGAAGGAAATGCTGACAAGTGCTTCAACACGGGGAAATTTtacgaagcaaaataagccagtcacaaaaacacCAATACTGTATGAATCCAGAGTAGTCAAATTCGAAGAGCCAAACAAAAATTataggatattttatcacttcatactcattttgaaatatcccctaaactttgtgagcagtatagaatgtAGAACACCATTACTATATGATTCTGGAGTAGTCAAATTCAAAGAGACAGAGtacactgatcacaaaaattcagggatattttatcacttcgtattcatcttgaaatattccctaatttttgtgagctgagCAGTATAGAATGTGGTTCTACCTTTGCAGTAGGGTAAAGGTAGAAGTTTGTTAATGAGTGCTGAGTTTCAGTTTAGCAAGATAGAAATCAGTTGCACAAATATGTGagtttttaacattaataaactGTACTGTTAAAATGCTGGAGGGTAACCTTTGTTACATGTATTTTGCCACtattagaaatgtaaaattaaaaaaaaaaagtataacagtGGTTTGCAGGGATAAATGACAGCAGACTCTTGGCTGAGGTCTCTGGCATGAACTTTTAGAGCCAGAATGGGCAGGGAGTTTGGGCTGAGCAGGTGCCTACATACGTGGCACTAACATGCTTTCTCCTTTGTGAAATCTCTGATGTACAAAAGAGCTGGAGTTGCACCTAAACACTCCCACGTTCATATACTCAGAAGGCCCTACTTCAATGTGAACTTATGAGGCACTTTTCCAGTGTAATGAGTTTGGAGTGGAACCTAAaagatttaccatattttttgcacTCACAAGGTCTTTGCCAGTGTGAAGTCTATTTAATGAGGTTGGAGTTGTATCTGAGTAACTCCCCACATTCACTGTGCTCATAGGCCGGTCTTGATTGTGGATTTTCTGGTGATGAACAAGGTGGGATTTTCTAATGAAGGCCTTCTGACATTTGCTGCACtcataaggcctttctccagtgtgGATTTTTTGATGCTCAACAAGTATATGCTTGTGGCTAAaagctttcccacattcactgcactcatAAGGCCTCTCTCCAGTGTGATTTCTCCAATGTTTAATGAGGTTGGAGTTGTACCTGAAgaatttcccacattcactgcattcaTATGGCCTTTCTCCGGTGTGAACTCTCTTATGTCTAATGAGTCTGCAGTGGTACCTAaaggatttcccacattcactgcactcatatggcctttctccagtgtgatCTTGCCAATGTTTAATGAGCTTGGACTTGTATTTAAAGAATTGTCCACATAAGCTGCATTCATAAGGCCTTTCAACAGTGTGAACACGCTGATGTCTAATGAGTGTGGAAGTGTACCTAAAGAACTTCCCACAATCATGGCACTCATAAGGCCTTTCTCCGGTGTGAACTCTCTGATGTTTGATGAGTGTAGAGTTGTACCGAAAGAACTTGCCGCATTCGCTACAACCATAAGGCCTTTCTGCAGTGTGAATTCTCTGGTGTCTAATGAATGTGGAGCTATACCTGAAAAatttcccacactcactgcactgataaggcctttctccagtgtgaaccCTCGCATGTCTTATGAGTCTGTAGTTATATCTAAAGAATTTTCCACATTCTCTGCACTCATAAGGCCATTCTCCAGTGTGAATTCGCTGATGTTTCACGAAGTTGGCTTTGTACTTGAAGAATTCCCCACATTTGCTACACTCATAATGGCTTGATTCTGTGTGGACTCTCTGGTGACCAATGAGTGTGGACTTGTACCTAAAAAgtttcccacactcactgcactTAAAAGGCTTTTCTCCAGTGTGGACTCTTTGGTGCTGAACAAGATGGAACTTTCTAATGAAGGCCATCCCACATTTGCTGCACTCATAAGGCCTTACTCCGGTATGGATTTTCTGGTGCTGAACAAGTAGCTGTTGTCGGCTGAAGCTTTTCCCACACTGAGTGCACTTGTAATCATTTTGTCCACTTTCAAAGGCCTCTCTGCACTTGGTGTCCCCATGTGGCTTCCAGCCACTGTCAGAAGGCAGGTGCTGGAGTTGTCCTGTGCTGGCTGGGAAGTCCTTTTCACTTTTATTGCATGTGAAGGTCTTCTTTGCCATGTGAGTGCTGCCACTGATCACGAATGAAAGCCTCCCCTCAAAGCTTGGGGGCATATTGTCTCCTATCTGCTCCACATGGTGCTGATGCAAATTTGTCCCACAAATGTGTAGTCCTTGATCAGAGTACATGTCACCTTGCTCAGCCAATTGCAAAATGTCCTTCTTCTTCTCAAAGGGTTGGGTCTTCTGGGTGGAAAGACCTGGTTTTAGAGTCCTGACCTGAGACACGCTGGCAGAATCACCTTGCTCCAAAGGTGTCTCCCCATCCTGGGTTCCATGAGAACTATCTGAAAGTAGAGAAATGCCAGTGATGTATGTACGTGTTGACTTTGGTGGGAGGGGGCTGCCCCATGAGAAACGTGAGTGAGACACACCCATAAAATAATGCATGGACTGCGGATAGGGAAGGGGGCCCAGAACCAGCGAGAATAAAGCCTGCTGTGCAGAGGTAGGCCTGGAAAACTCAGTCCTGATGACGAGAAAGGAGTCAAGACAGAggtcttagtccattcaggctgctataacagattACCACTCACAGAGTGGGTAGTAATTTAACAACAATAAtcttataaataacagaaatttatttctcacagttttggtgGATGGAATGCCGAGGTCAGGACGGCAGCATGGTCAGGTGAGGGCCCTCTTCTAAGTCACAGTCTTCTCAttggttctttatttatttatttatttatttatttattttttctcattggtTCTTCACATAGTGAAAAGGACTACAGAGCTCTGTGGGGGTATCTAAGAGCACTGatctcattcatgagggctctgccTTTATGACCTATTCATCCCTAAAGACCCATGTCCTAATACCACTGCTTTGGGcatgagattttctttttattttcttttttttattatttagcgagagagacatacagaaacagacaaaaagggagagagaaaagaagcatcaactcatagttgtgacactttagttgttcattcattgttttctcatatgtgccttgattggggggctccagctgagagattgaccccttactcaagccagcgagcttgggcttcaatccagtgacctttgggctcaagccagcaactatggtgTCATGTTTGTGGTcacacgctcaaaccagtgaccctatACTGAGGCTGGTGAGTCCacgttcaaaccagatgagcctgtgctcaagccggccacctcagtgtttcgaaccttgatactctgcatcccagtctgacgctctatccactgctccaccgcctggtcaggccaggaccaTGTGCTCCTGAGCATCTTTTACCACTCACGTTATCAATACCTATCCTATCAAGAACCCAGGAACCTCTCCACTGCTCAGGTATACACTGATATGGCACATGAAAGTGGCCAGTTTGGGGTGAGAAACAAGAAAAGGAGTGGCAGACTGCGCCCAGAACAATCCAAGAGTAGACATCTATTAGTCTGAAGTTTTAAGAATTTCATAGGACAGACAGTAAGAACAACGCAGTGTTTCCTAAATCCAGTAACTATGTTTGTGCCTAAAATTCCTGCCACAAGCAAATCCCAAGAAATTTCagcaagaggaaggggagggctaAAGTACCAACTGTCCAGCAGCTAGCCTGAGTGGCCCAACCAGAAATAGCCCAGGTCTCAGGACTCTCTCACAGAAATGTCAGATTTCTGACTCCTGAGATTGTCTTATGAGTACTCAGCACACCACGGAAGGGGCCGCTTGGGGACAGTGTTGGTTCCTGGGTCTGGAATCAACAACACATATGCCAAGAAAACAGGAGAGGAAGTGGTGCCCACGGTCTCACTGTAGGAAGGGCAGAGCTGCCCTGAAAAGAAGAACAGAGTCCAGCCCAGGACCCAGGGTGGGTGTGAGGGTCTTACCTACAGAACACAGAAGTGCCAAGTTCTCCAGCATGACACAGTGGTAcaagcctctctgagcttcatctAGGAGTGCCCACTCCTCCTTGGAGAAATGTATGGCCACATCCTCAAAGATAACACGACCctgtaaaaataagaatagaaatatTGATGAGCAGCATGTTTTAACTGTGTTTCTATGGattctgaatttgtttatttgCCATACATTAATTACAGGTTAAAATAATGACCCAAATTGTTTATGTCACCCTTGCAATACAATGCCCAGTGGAAGAACAAAGTCCTTAACTCACTCTCACACACCAAGCGAGTATTTCTCCTAATCAAAATCACCCcatagccctgactggttggataagcagtagagtgtcggcccg
The Saccopteryx bilineata isolate mSacBil1 chromosome 3, mSacBil1_pri_phased_curated, whole genome shotgun sequence DNA segment above includes these coding regions:
- the LOC136331825 gene encoding zinc finger protein 548-like isoform X3 yields the protein MLSGMIDGKDKRGAIGATTLDNSLTMKSEMNVQGRVIFEDVAIHFSKEEWALLDEAQRGLYHCVMLENLALLCSVDSSHGTQDGETPLEQGDSASVSQVRTLKPGLSTQKTQPFEKKKDILQLAEQGDMYSDQGLHICGTNLHQHHVEQIGDNMPPSFEGRLSFVISGSTHMAKKTFTCNKSEKDFPASTGQLQHLPSDSGWKPHGDTKCREAFESGQNDYKCTQCGKSFSRQQLLVQHQKIHTGVRPYECSKCGMAFIRKFHLVQHQRVHTGEKPFKCSECGKLFRYKSTLIGHQRVHTESSHYECSKCGEFFKYKANFVKHQRIHTGEWPYECRECGKFFRYNYRLIRHARVHTGERPYQCSECGKFFRYSSTFIRHQRIHTAERPYGCSECGKFFRYNSTLIKHQRVHTGERPYECHDCGKFFRYTSTLIRHQRVHTVERPYECSLCGQFFKYKSKLIKHWQDHTGERPYECSECGKSFRYHCRLIRHKRVHTGERPYECSECGKFFRYNSNLIKHWRNHTGERPYECSECGKAFSHKHILVEHQKIHTGERPYECSKCQKAFIRKSHLVHHQKIHNQDRPMSTVNVGSYSDTTPTSLNRLHTGKDLVSAKNMVNLLGSTPNSLHWKSAS
- the LOC136331825 gene encoding zinc finger protein 548-like isoform X5; this translates as MAVAEMLPDPAPGRVIFEDVAIHFSKEEWALLDEAQRGLYHCVMLENLALLCSVDSSHGTQDGETPLEQGDSASVSQVRTLKPGLSTQKTQPFEKKKDILQLAEQGDMYSDQGLHICGTNLHQHHVEQIGDNMPPSFEGRLSFVISGSTHMAKKTFTCNKSEKDFPASTGQLQHLPSDSGWKPHGDTKCREAFESGQNDYKCTQCGKSFSRQQLLVQHQKIHTGVRPYECSKCGMAFIRKFHLVQHQRVHTGEKPFKCSECGKLFRYKSTLIGHQRVHTESSHYECSKCGEFFKYKANFVKHQRIHTGEWPYECRECGKFFRYNYRLIRHARVHTGERPYQCSECGKFFRYSSTFIRHQRIHTAERPYGCSECGKFFRYNSTLIKHQRVHTGERPYECHDCGKFFRYTSTLIRHQRVHTVERPYECSLCGQFFKYKSKLIKHWQDHTGERPYECSECGKSFRYHCRLIRHKRVHTGERPYECSECGKFFRYNSNLIKHWRNHTGERPYECSECGKAFSHKHILVEHQKIHTGERPYECSKCQKAFIRKSHLVHHQKIHNQDRPMSTVNVGSYSDTTPTSLNRLHTGKDLVSAKNMVNLLGSTPNSLHWKSAS
- the LOC136331825 gene encoding zinc finger protein 548-like isoform X2, translating into MKSWKSFVEETVFPVAKNTVVAKVRRQLAIQGPMAVAEMLPDPAPGRVIFEDVAIHFSKEEWALLDEAQRGLYHCVMLENLALLCSVDSSHGTQDGETPLEQGDSASVSQVRTLKPGLSTQKTQPFEKKKDILQLAEQGDMYSDQGLHICGTNLHQHHVEQIGDNMPPSFEGRLSFVISGSTHMAKKTFTCNKSEKDFPASTGQLQHLPSDSGWKPHGDTKCREAFESGQNDYKCTQCGKSFSRQQLLVQHQKIHTGVRPYECSKCGMAFIRKFHLVQHQRVHTGEKPFKCSECGKLFRYKSTLIGHQRVHTESSHYECSKCGEFFKYKANFVKHQRIHTGEWPYECRECGKFFRYNYRLIRHARVHTGERPYQCSECGKFFRYSSTFIRHQRIHTAERPYGCSECGKFFRYNSTLIKHQRVHTGERPYECHDCGKFFRYTSTLIRHQRVHTVERPYECSLCGQFFKYKSKLIKHWQDHTGERPYECSECGKSFRYHCRLIRHKRVHTGERPYECSECGKFFRYNSNLIKHWRNHTGERPYECSECGKAFSHKHILVEHQKIHTGERPYECSKCQKAFIRKSHLVHHQKIHNQDRPMSTVNVGSYSDTTPTSLNRLHTGKDLVSAKNMVNLLGSTPNSLHWKSAS
- the LOC136331825 gene encoding zinc finger protein 548-like isoform X1 — encoded protein: MLENLALLCSVGVAAPNLPCFPRSDITGRSSSCDFLYCFLRKLGPMAVAEMLPDPAPGRVIFEDVAIHFSKEEWALLDEAQRGLYHCVMLENLALLCSVDSSHGTQDGETPLEQGDSASVSQVRTLKPGLSTQKTQPFEKKKDILQLAEQGDMYSDQGLHICGTNLHQHHVEQIGDNMPPSFEGRLSFVISGSTHMAKKTFTCNKSEKDFPASTGQLQHLPSDSGWKPHGDTKCREAFESGQNDYKCTQCGKSFSRQQLLVQHQKIHTGVRPYECSKCGMAFIRKFHLVQHQRVHTGEKPFKCSECGKLFRYKSTLIGHQRVHTESSHYECSKCGEFFKYKANFVKHQRIHTGEWPYECRECGKFFRYNYRLIRHARVHTGERPYQCSECGKFFRYSSTFIRHQRIHTAERPYGCSECGKFFRYNSTLIKHQRVHTGERPYECHDCGKFFRYTSTLIRHQRVHTVERPYECSLCGQFFKYKSKLIKHWQDHTGERPYECSECGKSFRYHCRLIRHKRVHTGERPYECSECGKFFRYNSNLIKHWRNHTGERPYECSECGKAFSHKHILVEHQKIHTGERPYECSKCQKAFIRKSHLVHHQKIHNQDRPMSTVNVGSYSDTTPTSLNRLHTGKDLVSAKNMVNLLGSTPNSLHWKSAS
- the LOC136331825 gene encoding zinc finger protein 548-like isoform X4 → MRTSQGPMAVAEMLPDPAPGRVIFEDVAIHFSKEEWALLDEAQRGLYHCVMLENLALLCSVDSSHGTQDGETPLEQGDSASVSQVRTLKPGLSTQKTQPFEKKKDILQLAEQGDMYSDQGLHICGTNLHQHHVEQIGDNMPPSFEGRLSFVISGSTHMAKKTFTCNKSEKDFPASTGQLQHLPSDSGWKPHGDTKCREAFESGQNDYKCTQCGKSFSRQQLLVQHQKIHTGVRPYECSKCGMAFIRKFHLVQHQRVHTGEKPFKCSECGKLFRYKSTLIGHQRVHTESSHYECSKCGEFFKYKANFVKHQRIHTGEWPYECRECGKFFRYNYRLIRHARVHTGERPYQCSECGKFFRYSSTFIRHQRIHTAERPYGCSECGKFFRYNSTLIKHQRVHTGERPYECHDCGKFFRYTSTLIRHQRVHTVERPYECSLCGQFFKYKSKLIKHWQDHTGERPYECSECGKSFRYHCRLIRHKRVHTGERPYECSECGKFFRYNSNLIKHWRNHTGERPYECSECGKAFSHKHILVEHQKIHTGERPYECSKCQKAFIRKSHLVHHQKIHNQDRPMSTVNVGSYSDTTPTSLNRLHTGKDLVSAKNMVNLLGSTPNSLHWKSAS